In Nitrosophilus labii, the following proteins share a genomic window:
- a CDS encoding cytochrome C oxidase subunit II: MADSVAVLDTLKLVYTIYTLIAISLIGWFAIRITQNGQSKAPKPSIFYTYIGILVVIGTGLHFLTYHTVPWVPIDLNRANLKAHKVYNITYKDHKIILEEKPMIVECGKKVIFEAVSEDLTYGFGIFRQNHSMVAQMQVVPGSRNDLMWEFHKNGTYYIRSTEYSGPKGSQMIVQDAIKVIGCSQNDPYAMK; encoded by the coding sequence ATGGCAGATTCAGTTGCTGTCTTGGATACCTTAAAGTTGGTTTATACCATTTACACACTTATAGCCATCTCACTTATAGGATGGTTTGCGATTCGTATAACACAAAATGGACAAAGTAAAGCTCCAAAACCGTCTATTTTTTATACATATATAGGTATCTTGGTCGTTATAGGTACAGGTTTACACTTCCTAACTTATCATACCGTTCCTTGGGTTCCTATAGACCTAAATAGAGCCAATCTAAAGGCACATAAAGTTTATAACATAACCTACAAAGATCACAAAATCATTTTGGAAGAGAAACCTATGATCGTAGAATGCGGCAAAAAAGTGATCTTTGAAGCGGTTAGCGAAGATTTAACTTACGGATTTGGAATATTTAGACAAAACCACTCGATGGTTGCCCAGATGCAGGTAGTTCCCGGAAGCAGAAACGACCTTATGTGGGAGTTTCATAAAAACGGTACTTACTATATTAGATCAACAGAATACTCCGGTCCAAAAGGATCACAAATGATTGTCCAAGACGCTATCAAAGTTATCGGTTGTTCACAAAATGATCCGTATGCGATGAAATAA
- a CDS encoding cbb3-type cytochrome c oxidase subunit I — MSLMQTLINGYEGGLKHENMTPMQKMALRFVVIGLLYYGLASLEGMIMRLYEIKPIPLIDEKHFFSIMTVHPMVGIFGSSYMIVFGAFLFLVPYLMKKPIYSLKLANLSWQTIAGGTFIMWLAGFLFSYAPLYTLYWPLPVDYEQFSTIGGIVYIVGVVFIMIGTFLYTYNVFKTILYTPEGWEKQPSMELLKSALGIEGLLNFFRRRKKEHLVSLPIAAISRGTIDMGLNAIVISSAGVLILIYLLGSVFGVDLKDTWVDALLYKNIFWWGLDLIADGLVLIFVAGTWYLLAMLITGKDLFMQNIARAALFVEMVVSWTVWSHHLMSDQGQSNTLKVLSGEIVTAFELVTQGIAVFITLVTLYRARPLKMSNELKFLFGGILGFMLAVPAGIIQADLGMNRILHNTQWVIGTHVHVAILVGLTMTLYSAIYVLFPILTNGTKLYSQKLANWHFWLHLIGAIGMGAFMGMAGIDGMLRRAIYTNGEYNTYMILAGIFGIMIFVAFLIFLYNIVMSIGVKGLVGIYQPATTNTKDCVPTQKES, encoded by the coding sequence ATGAGTTTAATGCAGACGCTTATAAATGGTTACGAAGGCGGGTTAAAACACGAAAATATGACCCCTATGCAAAAAATGGCTCTTAGATTTGTTGTTATTGGGCTACTATATTACGGACTTGCCTCATTAGAAGGTATGATAATGAGGCTTTATGAGATAAAACCTATACCTCTTATAGATGAAAAACATTTTTTCTCTATTATGACTGTACACCCAATGGTAGGAATATTCGGTTCTTCATATATGATAGTATTTGGCGCATTTTTATTTTTAGTTCCCTATCTTATGAAAAAGCCTATATATAGTCTCAAACTTGCCAATCTATCATGGCAAACGATTGCGGGTGGAACTTTTATAATGTGGCTTGCCGGATTTTTGTTTAGCTACGCTCCGTTGTACACTTTGTATTGGCCTTTACCTGTAGATTACGAGCAGTTTTCAACTATCGGCGGAATAGTCTATATAGTAGGTGTAGTCTTTATAATGATAGGAACATTTCTTTATACGTACAATGTTTTTAAAACTATTCTTTATACTCCGGAAGGTTGGGAAAAGCAGCCATCGATGGAGCTTTTAAAATCGGCTCTAGGTATCGAAGGGCTTTTAAACTTTTTTAGAAGAAGGAAAAAAGAGCATCTTGTATCTCTACCGATCGCTGCTATCTCAAGGGGTACAATCGATATGGGATTAAACGCTATCGTAATATCTTCAGCAGGAGTTTTGATTTTAATCTATCTTTTAGGCTCGGTTTTCGGAGTTGATTTAAAAGATACTTGGGTTGACGCACTTTTATACAAAAATATCTTTTGGTGGGGGCTTGATCTAATAGCTGATGGTCTTGTTTTAATCTTTGTAGCAGGAACATGGTATCTTTTAGCTATGCTTATAACAGGAAAAGATCTCTTTATGCAAAATATCGCTAGAGCGGCACTATTTGTAGAAATGGTCGTCTCTTGGACGGTTTGGTCGCATCACCTTATGTCGGATCAGGGACAATCTAACACTCTAAAAGTTCTCTCTGGCGAAATAGTAACCGCTTTTGAGCTTGTAACTCAAGGTATCGCAGTTTTTATTACACTAGTAACGCTCTATAGAGCTAGACCGCTCAAAATGAGTAACGAACTAAAGTTTTTGTTTGGAGGTATATTAGGATTTATGCTAGCCGTTCCAGCCGGTATTATTCAAGCGGATTTGGGTATGAACAGAATCCTTCACAATACACAATGGGTTATAGGAACGCATGTTCACGTGGCTATATTGGTTGGTCTTACTATGACACTCTATAGTGCCATTTACGTTTTATTTCCTATTTTAACAAACGGAACTAAACTTTACAGCCAAAAATTGGCAAACTGGCACTTTTGGCTACATCTAATAGGCGCTATCGGAATGGGTGCTTTTATGGGTATGGCAGGTATTGATGGTATGTTAAGACGTGCCATCTATACTAACGGTGAGTATAACACATATATGATATTGGCCGGGATTTTTGGAATTATGATTTTTGTAGCTTTCTTGATATTTTTATATAACATTGTTATGAGCATTGGCGTAAAAGGATTAGTTGGAATATACCAGCCAGCTACTACAAACACTAAAGATTGCGTTCCAACGCAAAAGGAGTCATAA
- a CDS encoding HTH domain-containing protein, protein MSLEEKVLEKMKELDKPVKSGDIAKELGVDSKEVSKAIKKLKEEGKIESPKRCYYQPK, encoded by the coding sequence ATGAGTTTAGAAGAGAAAGTTTTAGAAAAGATGAAAGAGTTGGATAAACCTGTTAAGTCCGGAGATATAGCAAAAGAGTTAGGTGTTGACTCCAAAGAGGTTAGTAAAGCGATAAAAAAACTAAAAGAGGAAGGTAAGATAGAGTCGCCAAAAAGATGTTATTATCAACCAAAATAG
- a CDS encoding DUF481 domain-containing protein, whose translation MRKILLFLIVFNYSFAIISIEPKDIGENEPGVSADGGISLEINRGNTDTTSTSISARVQKDDIDSLIYAIVNYEYGESKGEKNKDRAFLHIRKLIEIDNDNVWEIFGQIQRDDFKDQRFRALLGVGERYRFYNVNGKAYIGIGAFYEKEEIRDEGSYNYFRGNIYVSFKKRFNENVKMAFISYYQPRVDKFSDYESISSLEFSVKLTDKLSLLILSKYSYDSKPPKDIKEYDFTQKMGISYEF comes from the coding sequence ATGAGAAAAATTTTACTCTTTTTGATTGTTTTTAACTACTCTTTTGCGATTATCTCTATAGAGCCGAAAGATATAGGAGAAAATGAGCCTGGAGTAAGTGCAGATGGTGGTATCTCTTTGGAGATAAATAGGGGTAATACAGATACTACCTCTACTAGTATATCGGCAAGAGTCCAAAAAGACGATATAGATTCGTTAATCTACGCTATTGTCAATTATGAGTATGGAGAGAGCAAAGGAGAAAAAAACAAAGATAGAGCATTTTTACATATTCGAAAATTGATTGAGATTGATAATGATAATGTATGGGAAATTTTTGGACAGATTCAAAGAGACGATTTTAAAGATCAAAGATTTAGAGCTCTTTTGGGAGTTGGAGAGAGATATAGATTTTATAACGTTAACGGTAAAGCTTATATAGGAATAGGTGCTTTTTATGAGAAAGAAGAGATAAGAGATGAAGGTAGCTATAACTATTTTAGAGGAAATATCTATGTTAGTTTTAAAAAAAGATTTAATGAAAATGTAAAAATGGCTTTTATATCATATTATCAACCAAGAGTTGACAAATTTAGCGATTATGAGAGTATTAGCTCTTTAGAGTTTAGCGTAAAATTGACAGATAAGCTAAGTTTATTGATACTTAGTAAATATAGTTATGATTCTAAACCGCCAAAAGATATAAAAGAGTACGATTTTACTCAAAAGATGGGTATAAGTTATGAGTTTTAA
- a CDS encoding NAD(P)H-dependent oxidoreductase has product MNKKELFLNMMHFRHACKIFDETKVISDEDLDYLLEAFRLSPSSFGMEPWRLLVITDKKIKKDLKPLCWNQNQITTCSHLIVIKIDKKSVLDDEYIKKMFARRGLSEDSTKAYIKRYKEFLKKQDISCWCKKQCYIAAANMMSAAAFIGIDSCPIEGFDKEEVERYFELDTQKEEIALILTFGYRLKPASKKQRLSKNEFVTFLKGE; this is encoded by the coding sequence ATGAATAAAAAAGAGCTTTTTTTAAATATGATGCATTTTAGGCACGCTTGTAAAATATTTGACGAAACAAAAGTTATAAGCGATGAAGATTTAGACTATCTCCTTGAAGCTTTTAGATTGAGTCCAAGCTCATTTGGAATGGAACCATGGCGACTTTTGGTTATTACTGACAAAAAGATAAAAAAAGATTTAAAACCTCTATGTTGGAATCAAAATCAGATAACTACCTGTAGCCATTTGATCGTTATAAAGATAGATAAAAAGAGCGTTTTAGATGATGAGTATATAAAAAAGATGTTTGCTAGAAGAGGATTGAGCGAAGATTCTACGAAAGCGTATATAAAAAGATACAAAGAGTTTTTAAAAAAACAGGATATCTCTTGTTGGTGTAAAAAGCAGTGTTATATAGCGGCCGCAAATATGATGAGTGCTGCTGCTTTTATCGGGATCGATAGCTGTCCTATTGAAGGATTTGATAAAGAAGAGGTAGAAAGATATTTTGAACTAGACACCCAAAAAGAAGAGATAGCGCTGATTTTAACTTTTGGATATAGATTAAAACCGGCTTCCAAAAAACAAAGACTTTCCAAAAATGAGTTCGTAACGTTCTTAAAAGGAGAATAG
- a CDS encoding DUF3137 domain-containing protein, with the protein MNSFSSLLDLYYNDLDKYLEVFEGRRKKIAFRLKLFALSLFLVSLLFIFYLIKSNSSIDSIVAVAIIALSLYFFMQRLMTKSYKKEFKDKIVKKLISHIDKELKYTPDGAFPQSLYILSSLFPKRFDRYRGNDLVVGKIEGVSVIFSDIHTEYKTKDSKGKIHWHTIFKGLFFMADFNKNFYGKTLIYPDIAQKYMGFVGQFFQEILKKGELKLVKMDNPAFEKKFVVYSSDQIEARYILTPNLMEKIVKMKKTLDKSIYISFVNNHIFIAIEAIESFEPYIFRSLYDIGLIKDYIKVLRFTVGLVEELNLNKKLWSRL; encoded by the coding sequence ATGAACTCATTTTCATCTCTTTTAGATCTCTACTATAACGATTTAGATAAATATCTAGAAGTTTTTGAAGGAAGAAGAAAAAAAATTGCATTTAGATTAAAACTTTTTGCGCTATCTCTCTTTTTGGTCTCCTTACTCTTTATCTTCTACCTTATAAAGAGTAATAGTTCTATCGACTCTATTGTTGCAGTGGCTATTATAGCTTTGAGTCTATATTTTTTTATGCAGCGGCTAATGACGAAAAGTTATAAAAAAGAGTTTAAAGATAAGATTGTCAAAAAACTTATCTCACATATAGATAAAGAACTAAAATATACTCCAGATGGTGCTTTCCCTCAAAGTCTCTATATTCTCTCTTCCCTTTTTCCAAAAAGATTTGATAGATATAGAGGTAATGATCTAGTTGTTGGAAAAATTGAGGGAGTTTCTGTAATATTTTCGGATATTCATACGGAGTATAAAACAAAAGATTCAAAAGGAAAAATCCATTGGCACACAATTTTTAAAGGGCTCTTTTTTATGGCCGATTTCAATAAGAATTTTTATGGAAAAACTTTAATTTATCCAGATATTGCACAAAAATATATGGGTTTTGTCGGGCAGTTTTTCCAAGAGATTTTAAAAAAAGGAGAACTTAAGCTTGTAAAAATGGACAACCCCGCATTTGAAAAGAAGTTTGTGGTTTATAGCAGTGATCAGATAGAAGCTAGATATATACTTACACCAAATCTTATGGAAAAAATTGTTAAAATGAAAAAAACGTTAGATAAGAGTATATATATCTCGTTTGTAAATAACCATATTTTTATTGCAATCGAGGCGATAGAGAGTTTTGAGCCTTATATATTTCGATCACTTTATGATATAGGTCTTATCAAAGATTATATAAAAGTTTTGAGGTTTACCGTGGGATTGGTAGAAGAGCTTAATCTAAATAAAAAGTTATGGAGTAGATTATGA